One part of the Ursus arctos isolate Adak ecotype North America unplaced genomic scaffold, UrsArc2.0 scaffold_14, whole genome shotgun sequence genome encodes these proteins:
- the CHERP gene encoding calcium homeostasis endoplasmic reticulum protein isoform X1 — MEMPLPPDDQELRNVIDKLAQFVARNGPEFEKMTMEKQKDNPKFSFLFGGEFYSYYKCKLALEQQQLICKQQAPELEPAAALPPLPQPPLAPAAPIPAAQGAPSMDELIQQSQWNLQQQEQHLLALRQEQVTAAVAHAVEQQMQKLLEETQLDMNEFDNLLQPIIDTCTKDAISAGKNWMFSNAKSPPHCELMAGHLRNRITADGAHFELRLHLIYLINDVLHHWALTRGRSLPHSQRKQARELLAALQKVVVPIYCTSFLAVEEDKQQKIARLLQLWEKNGYFDDSIIQQLQSPALGLGQYQATLINEYSSVVQPVQLAFQQQIQTLKTQHEEFVNSLAQQQQQQQQQQQIQMPQMEAEVKATPPPPAPPPAPTPAPAIPPTTQPDDSKPPIQMPGSSEYDASGGVQDPAAAGPRGPGPHDQIPPNKPPWFDQPHPVAPWGQQQPPEQPPYPHHQGGPPHCPPWNNSHEGMWGEQRGDPGWNGQRDAPWNSQPDPNWNSQFEGPWNSQHEQPPWGGGQREPPFRMQRPPHFRGPFPPHQQHPQFNQPPHPHNFNRFPPRFMQDDFPPRHPFERPPYPHRFDYPQGDFPAEMGPPHHHPGHRMPHPGINEHPPWGGPQHPDFGPPPHGFNGQPPHMRRQGPPHINHDDPSLVPNVPYFDLPAGLMAPLVKLEDHEYKPLDPKDIRLPPPMPPSERLLAAVEAFYSPPSHDRPRNSEGWEQNGLYEFFRAKMRARRRKGQEKRNSGPSRSRSRSKSRGRSSSRSNSRSSKSSGSYSRSRSRSCSRSYSRSRSRSRSRSRSSRSRSRSRSRSRSKSYSPGRRRRSRSRSPTPPSSAGLGSNSAPPIPDSRLGEENKGHQMLVKMGWSGSGGLGVKEQGIQDPIKGGDVRDKWDQYKGVGVALDDPYENYRRNKSYSFIARMKARDECK, encoded by the exons ATGGAGATGCCTCTGCCGCCCGACG ACCAGGAGCTTCGAAATGTCATCGACAAGCTGGCCCAGTTCGTGGCTCGCAACGGGCCCGAGTTTGAGAAGATGACGATGGAGAAGCAAAAGGACAACCCGAAATTCTCGTTTCTGTTCGGAGGCGAGTTCTATAGTTACTACAAGTGCAAGCTGGCGCTGGAGCAGCAGCAGC TCATCTGCAAGCAGCAGGCCCCGGAGCTGGAGCCAGCCGCGGCCCTGCCACCCCTGCCACAGCCCCCGCTGGCCCCGGCTGCACCCATCCCGGCGGCCCAGGGAGCCCCATCCATGGACGAGCTCATCCAGCAGAGCCAGTGGAACctgcagcagcaggagcagcaccTATTAGCACTCAGACAG GAGCAGGTGACCGCGGCTGTGGCCCATGCCGTAGAGCAGCAGATGCAGAAGCTCCTGGAGGAGACCCAGCTGGACATGAATGAGTTTGACAACCTGCTGCAACCCATCATCGACACGTGTACCAAAGATGCCATCTCG GCCGGGAAGAACTGGATGTTCAGCAACGCCAAGTCCCCCCCGCACTGTGAGCTGATGGCGGGCCACCTCCGGAACCGCATCACCGCCGACGGGGCGCACTTCGAGCTGCGGCTGCATCTCATCTACCTGATCAACGATGTCCTGCACCACTG GGCCCTGACGCGCGGAAGGTCTCTCCCTCACAGCCAGCGCAAGCAGGCCAGGGAGCTGCTGGCCGCCCTGCAGAAAGTCGTGGTGCCCATCTACTGCACCAGCTTCTTGGCCGTGGAGGAGGACAAGCAGCAAAAGATCGCCCGG cTCCTGCAGCTCTGGGAGAAGAACGGCTATTTTGACGACTCCATCATCCAGCAGCTCCAGAGCCCGGCCCTGGGGCTTGGCCAGTACCAG gCGACACTCATCAACGAGTACTCCTCGGTGGTCCAGCCGGTGCAGCTCGCCTTCCAGCAGCAGATCCAGACCCTCAAGACGCAGCACGAGGAGTTCGTGAACAGCctggcccagcagcagcagcagcagcagcagcaacagcagatTCAGATGCCGCAAATGGAGGCCGAGGTCAAGGCcaccccgccgccgcccgccccacCGCCGGCCCCCACACCCGCCCCTGCCATCCCGCCGACCACCCAGCCTG ATGACAGCAAGCCTCCCATCCAAATGCCCGGCTCCTCTGAGTACGACGCCTCGGGAGGAGTCCAGGATCCTGCTGCTGCCGGCCCCCGGGGCCCTGGGCCCCACGATCAGATCCCACCTAATAAGCCCCCCTGGTTTGACCAGCCTCATCCCGTCGCTCCTTGGGGCCAACAGCAG CCTCCCGAGCAGCCGCCCTACCCGCACCATCAGGGCGGGCCGCCCCACTGCCCACCCTGGAACAACAGCCACGAGGGCATGTGGGGCGAGCAGCGTGGGGACCCCGGCTGGAATGGCCAGCGCGATGCGCCCTGGAACAGCCAGCCTGACCCCAACTGGAACAGCCAGTTCGAGGGCCCCTGGAACAGCCAGCACGAGCAGCCGCCGTGGGGCGGGGGCCAGCGCGAGCCGCCCTTCCGCATGCAGCGGCCGCCGCACTTCCGCGGGCCCTTCCCGCCCCACCAGCAGCACCCGCAGTTCAACCAGCCGCCGCACCCCCACAACTTCAACCGCTTCCCGCCCCGCTTCATGCAGGACGACTTCCCCCCGCGGCACCCCTTTGAGCGGCCACCCTACCCTCACCGCTTCGACTACCCCCAGGGGGACTTCCCTGCTG AGATGGgaccccctcaccaccaccctggCCACCGCATGCCTCATCCTGGGATCAACGAGCACCCACCCTGGGGTGGGCCCCAGCACCCCGACTTCGGCCCTCCTCCCCATGGCTTCAACGGGCAGCCCCCCCACATGCGGCGACAGGGCCCTCCCCACATCAACCACGACGACCCTAGCCTGGTCCCCAACGTGCCCTACTTCGATCTGCCTGCGGGGCTGATGGCCCCCCTCGTGAAG CTGGAAGACCACGAGTACAAGCCTTTGGACCCAAAGGACATCCGCCTCCCGCCCCCCATGCCGCCCAGCGAGAGGCTGCTGGCGGCCGTGGAGGCCTTTTACAGCCCCCCCTCCCATGACAGGCCCAGGAACAG CGAAGGCTGGGAGCAGAATGGCCTCTACGAGTTCTTTCGAGCAAAAATGCGGGCGCggcggaggaagggccaggaAAAGCGCAACAG CGGCCCCTCGCGGTCTCGGAGCAGATCCAAAAGCCGAGGGCGCTCTTCCTCGCGGTCCAACTCGAGGTCATCCAAGTCTTCCGGCTCGTACTCCAGGTCCAGATCGCGCTCCTGCTCCCGCTCCTATTCCCGCTCCCGCTCCAG GAGCCGCAGCCGGTCCCGCTCCTCCCGCAgccgctcccgctcccgctcccgctcgcgcTCCAAGTCCTACTCCCCGGGAAGGAGACGTCGGTCGCGGTCCAGGAGCCCCACCCCGCC TTCCTCGGCTGGTCTGGGTTCTAATTCAGCACCTCCTATACCTGATTCAAGGCTCGGGGAAGAGAACAAAGGACATCAGATGCTGGTGAAAATGG GCTGGAGTGGATCTGGCGGCCTCGGCGTGAAAGAGCAAGGGATCCAGGACCCCATCAAGGGGGGGGACGTCCGGGACAAGTGGGACCAGTACAAGGGTGTGGGCGTGGCCCTGGATGACCCGTACGAGAACTACCGCAGGAATAAGAGCTACTCCTTCATTGCCCGCATGAAGGCCAGGGACGAGTGCAAGTAG
- the CHERP gene encoding calcium homeostasis endoplasmic reticulum protein isoform X2, with the protein MEMPLPPDDQELRNVIDKLAQFVARNGPEFEKMTMEKQKDNPKFSFLFGGEFYSYYKCKLALEQQQLICKQQAPELEPAAALPPLPQPPLAPAAPIPAAQGAPSMDELIQQSQWNLQQQEQHLLALRQEQVTAAVAHAVEQQMQKLLEETQLDMNEFDNLLQPIIDTCTKDAISAGKNWMFSNAKSPPHCELMAGHLRNRITADGAHFELRLHLIYLINDVLHHCQRKQARELLAALQKVVVPIYCTSFLAVEEDKQQKIARLLQLWEKNGYFDDSIIQQLQSPALGLGQYQATLINEYSSVVQPVQLAFQQQIQTLKTQHEEFVNSLAQQQQQQQQQQQIQMPQMEAEVKATPPPPAPPPAPTPAPAIPPTTQPDDSKPPIQMPGSSEYDASGGVQDPAAAGPRGPGPHDQIPPNKPPWFDQPHPVAPWGQQQPPEQPPYPHHQGGPPHCPPWNNSHEGMWGEQRGDPGWNGQRDAPWNSQPDPNWNSQFEGPWNSQHEQPPWGGGQREPPFRMQRPPHFRGPFPPHQQHPQFNQPPHPHNFNRFPPRFMQDDFPPRHPFERPPYPHRFDYPQGDFPAEMGPPHHHPGHRMPHPGINEHPPWGGPQHPDFGPPPHGFNGQPPHMRRQGPPHINHDDPSLVPNVPYFDLPAGLMAPLVKLEDHEYKPLDPKDIRLPPPMPPSERLLAAVEAFYSPPSHDRPRNSEGWEQNGLYEFFRAKMRARRRKGQEKRNSGPSRSRSRSKSRGRSSSRSNSRSSKSSGSYSRSRSRSCSRSYSRSRSRSRSRSRSSRSRSRSRSRSRSKSYSPGRRRRSRSRSPTPPSSAGLGSNSAPPIPDSRLGEENKGHQMLVKMGWSGSGGLGVKEQGIQDPIKGGDVRDKWDQYKGVGVALDDPYENYRRNKSYSFIARMKARDECK; encoded by the exons ATGGAGATGCCTCTGCCGCCCGACG ACCAGGAGCTTCGAAATGTCATCGACAAGCTGGCCCAGTTCGTGGCTCGCAACGGGCCCGAGTTTGAGAAGATGACGATGGAGAAGCAAAAGGACAACCCGAAATTCTCGTTTCTGTTCGGAGGCGAGTTCTATAGTTACTACAAGTGCAAGCTGGCGCTGGAGCAGCAGCAGC TCATCTGCAAGCAGCAGGCCCCGGAGCTGGAGCCAGCCGCGGCCCTGCCACCCCTGCCACAGCCCCCGCTGGCCCCGGCTGCACCCATCCCGGCGGCCCAGGGAGCCCCATCCATGGACGAGCTCATCCAGCAGAGCCAGTGGAACctgcagcagcaggagcagcaccTATTAGCACTCAGACAG GAGCAGGTGACCGCGGCTGTGGCCCATGCCGTAGAGCAGCAGATGCAGAAGCTCCTGGAGGAGACCCAGCTGGACATGAATGAGTTTGACAACCTGCTGCAACCCATCATCGACACGTGTACCAAAGATGCCATCTCG GCCGGGAAGAACTGGATGTTCAGCAACGCCAAGTCCCCCCCGCACTGTGAGCTGATGGCGGGCCACCTCCGGAACCGCATCACCGCCGACGGGGCGCACTTCGAGCTGCGGCTGCATCTCATCTACCTGATCAACGATGTCCTGCACCACTG CCAGCGCAAGCAGGCCAGGGAGCTGCTGGCCGCCCTGCAGAAAGTCGTGGTGCCCATCTACTGCACCAGCTTCTTGGCCGTGGAGGAGGACAAGCAGCAAAAGATCGCCCGG cTCCTGCAGCTCTGGGAGAAGAACGGCTATTTTGACGACTCCATCATCCAGCAGCTCCAGAGCCCGGCCCTGGGGCTTGGCCAGTACCAG gCGACACTCATCAACGAGTACTCCTCGGTGGTCCAGCCGGTGCAGCTCGCCTTCCAGCAGCAGATCCAGACCCTCAAGACGCAGCACGAGGAGTTCGTGAACAGCctggcccagcagcagcagcagcagcagcagcaacagcagatTCAGATGCCGCAAATGGAGGCCGAGGTCAAGGCcaccccgccgccgcccgccccacCGCCGGCCCCCACACCCGCCCCTGCCATCCCGCCGACCACCCAGCCTG ATGACAGCAAGCCTCCCATCCAAATGCCCGGCTCCTCTGAGTACGACGCCTCGGGAGGAGTCCAGGATCCTGCTGCTGCCGGCCCCCGGGGCCCTGGGCCCCACGATCAGATCCCACCTAATAAGCCCCCCTGGTTTGACCAGCCTCATCCCGTCGCTCCTTGGGGCCAACAGCAG CCTCCCGAGCAGCCGCCCTACCCGCACCATCAGGGCGGGCCGCCCCACTGCCCACCCTGGAACAACAGCCACGAGGGCATGTGGGGCGAGCAGCGTGGGGACCCCGGCTGGAATGGCCAGCGCGATGCGCCCTGGAACAGCCAGCCTGACCCCAACTGGAACAGCCAGTTCGAGGGCCCCTGGAACAGCCAGCACGAGCAGCCGCCGTGGGGCGGGGGCCAGCGCGAGCCGCCCTTCCGCATGCAGCGGCCGCCGCACTTCCGCGGGCCCTTCCCGCCCCACCAGCAGCACCCGCAGTTCAACCAGCCGCCGCACCCCCACAACTTCAACCGCTTCCCGCCCCGCTTCATGCAGGACGACTTCCCCCCGCGGCACCCCTTTGAGCGGCCACCCTACCCTCACCGCTTCGACTACCCCCAGGGGGACTTCCCTGCTG AGATGGgaccccctcaccaccaccctggCCACCGCATGCCTCATCCTGGGATCAACGAGCACCCACCCTGGGGTGGGCCCCAGCACCCCGACTTCGGCCCTCCTCCCCATGGCTTCAACGGGCAGCCCCCCCACATGCGGCGACAGGGCCCTCCCCACATCAACCACGACGACCCTAGCCTGGTCCCCAACGTGCCCTACTTCGATCTGCCTGCGGGGCTGATGGCCCCCCTCGTGAAG CTGGAAGACCACGAGTACAAGCCTTTGGACCCAAAGGACATCCGCCTCCCGCCCCCCATGCCGCCCAGCGAGAGGCTGCTGGCGGCCGTGGAGGCCTTTTACAGCCCCCCCTCCCATGACAGGCCCAGGAACAG CGAAGGCTGGGAGCAGAATGGCCTCTACGAGTTCTTTCGAGCAAAAATGCGGGCGCggcggaggaagggccaggaAAAGCGCAACAG CGGCCCCTCGCGGTCTCGGAGCAGATCCAAAAGCCGAGGGCGCTCTTCCTCGCGGTCCAACTCGAGGTCATCCAAGTCTTCCGGCTCGTACTCCAGGTCCAGATCGCGCTCCTGCTCCCGCTCCTATTCCCGCTCCCGCTCCAG GAGCCGCAGCCGGTCCCGCTCCTCCCGCAgccgctcccgctcccgctcccgctcgcgcTCCAAGTCCTACTCCCCGGGAAGGAGACGTCGGTCGCGGTCCAGGAGCCCCACCCCGCC TTCCTCGGCTGGTCTGGGTTCTAATTCAGCACCTCCTATACCTGATTCAAGGCTCGGGGAAGAGAACAAAGGACATCAGATGCTGGTGAAAATGG GCTGGAGTGGATCTGGCGGCCTCGGCGTGAAAGAGCAAGGGATCCAGGACCCCATCAAGGGGGGGGACGTCCGGGACAAGTGGGACCAGTACAAGGGTGTGGGCGTGGCCCTGGATGACCCGTACGAGAACTACCGCAGGAATAAGAGCTACTCCTTCATTGCCCGCATGAAGGCCAGGGACGAGTGCAAGTAG